One part of the Rutidosis leptorrhynchoides isolate AG116_Rl617_1_P2 chromosome 1, CSIRO_AGI_Rlap_v1, whole genome shotgun sequence genome encodes these proteins:
- the LOC139889447 gene encoding uncharacterized protein: MRMRNKIIFVSHRPNLELNHPYRESLEFNGKVDHTSKPRKFKVADIENQLTDLLPVGNPGKNHTNVGEKRKRPPKCRHNWTKISIFRELEYWKYLSLQHNLDVMHIEKNVLEATLGTLLMNDKSKDTHNARVDLEKLEIRKDLWLKPKTKGKKDGQFFKPLSKYSLTPEDRVSFCKFIKEVKLSDGFGSNFGHKVNKDNTNITNMKSHYCHIMMKRLLPVGVNAFLDETISTPIMQLCAFFKQICARELMVAEMLIAQKQLIKLSCTLKLIYHPAFFDIMNHLVMHLSEEAIYGGPVYMRWMYLIERYMKKLKNYVRNKAKPEGCIAEGYVADEALTACSMSFEGIQTRFNHPGRYADGPIRSCEFRVFKSLCKFISKGVYKSLARDIQDKLHWYVLDNCSDIEEYKNQFKAENPNMDMEKKFPSWFTNQVGTSNHYSVCHVNGVRFVVSNRDDRRTTQNNGIATLADAGAPVSKYYGRLEDIVELHYGGAFSVVLFRCQWFNTENTRNRKRTVKVNNITSIDTKDEWYQDDQHIFATQAQQVFYINDPSKTSSSWKVVHEVHHRKLWDRDIIEDTIQDVVHETNSSDLSLDADLDNMTYTKPFSLPHDICDDDDDDNVVADDELNPQIPQNEAYSRYDDDY; the protein is encoded by the exons ATGCGTATGAGAAACAAAATTATTTTTGTCAGTCACAGACCGAACCTTGAATTGAATCACCCATACAGAGAAAGCTTAGAATTCAATGGTAAGGTAGATCATACCTCTAAACCTAGAAAGTTCAAAGTAGCTGATATCGAAAACCAACTTACAGATTTGTTGCCAGTTGGTAATCCCGGAAAAAATCATACAAATGTTGGTGAAAAAAGAAAACGTCCCCCTAAGTGTCGTCACAACTGGACTAAAATTTCTATTTTTCGGGAACTTGAGTATTGGAAATATCTTTCACTGCAACACAACTTGGATGTCATGCATATTGAAAAGAATGTGTTAGAGGCTACTTTGGGTACCTTATTAATGAATGACAAGTCCAAAGACACTCACAATGCACGAGTTGACTTGGAAAAGTTGGAAATTCGAAAAGATTTGTGGCTCAAACCTAAAACCAAAGGTAAAAAAGATGGACAGTTCTTCAAACCTCTTTCTAAATACTCTTTAACACCCGAAGACAGGGTAAGTTTTTGTAAATTCATTAAAGAAGTAAAACTTTCAGATGGGTTTGGATCAAACTTCGGGCATAAAGTGAACAAGGATAATACCAACATTACGAACATGAAATCTCATTATTGCCATATCATGATGAAACGATTATTGCCTGTCGGAGTTAACGCATTTTTGGACGAAACTATCTCTACACCAATAATGCAGCTATGCGCATTCTTTAAGCAAATTTGTGCTCGAGAGTTAATGGTGGCAGAAATGTTGATAGCTCAAAAACAATTGATTAAACTGTCATGTACTCTCAAGTTAATTTATCATCCTGCTTTTTTTGACATAATGAATCATTTGGTGATGCATTTATCGGAAGAGGCTATATATGGAGGGCCTGTTTACATGAGGTGGATGTATCTAATTGAGAGATACATGAAAAAACTAAAAAATTATGTTAGAAATAAAGCTAAGCCTGAAGGTTGTATAGCTGAGGGGTACGTTGCCGATGAAGCATTAACTGCATGTTCAATGTCTTTTGAAGGTATACAGACGAGATTTAATCATCCTGGAAGATATGCAGATGGGCCAATTAGGTCATGTGAGTTTCGTGTGTTCAAATCGTTATGTAAATTTATCAGTAAAGGTGTGTACAAATCTCTGGCCCGGGATATTCAGGATAAACTTCACTGGTATGTACTCGACAATTGTTCTGACATCGAAGAATACAAAAA TCAGTTTAAAGCAGAGAACCCCAATATGGACATGGAAAAAAAATTTCCTAGTTGGTTCACCAACCAG GTGGGTACCTCAAACCATTACAGTGTCTGCCATGTGAATGGTGTCAGGTTTGTGGTTAGCAATCGCGATGATCGACGCACAACACAAAATAATGGAATTGCAACACTCGCAGATGCCGGTGCTCCTGTCTCTAAGTATTATGGTCGGTTGGAAGATATTGTTGAGTTGCATTATGGTGGTGCATTTAGTGTTGTTTTATTCAGATGCCAGTGGTTCAATACTGAGAACACTCGGAACCGTAAACGTACAGTTAAAGTGAATAACATAACTAGTATTGACACGAAAGATGAGTGGTATCAAGATGATCAACACATTTTTGCAACACAAGCTCAACAAGTCTTTTACATCAACGATCCTTCCAAAACCTCTAGCAGCTGGAAGGTCGTTCATGAGGTACATCATCGAAAACTTTGGGATAGAGACATCATCGAAGACACCATACAAGATGTTGTACACGAAACCAATTCATCCGATCTTAGCCTTGATGCTGATTTAGATAATATGACTTATACAA AACCTTTTTCCCTTCCTCATGAcatatgtgatgatgatgatgatgataatgtggTGGCTGACGATGAGCTAAATCCCCAAATTCCTCAAAATGAAGCTTACTCTAgatatgatgatgattattga